Proteins found in one Candidatus Anaeroferrophillus wilburensis genomic segment:
- the plsY gene encoding glycerol-3-phosphate 1-O-acyltransferase PlsY, producing MTALALIIAGYLVGSIPTGIIVSNLLGAADPRRQGSGNIGATNIARLSGKKAGIITLAGDALKGALPVLAGLMLAPQTPLLAALAGLAAFIGHLYPLFLGFKGGKGVATALGIFLVLAPLAVAVELTLFLLVMVTVRVVSAASLLASLTMPVCICLLGYPATSVLVALIISCLITYRHQENIKRLILGQEPKFF from the coding sequence GTGACCGCACTCGCATTGATTATCGCCGGCTACCTAGTGGGCTCCATCCCAACGGGCATTATTGTCAGCAACCTGCTGGGTGCTGCCGACCCGCGGCGGCAGGGCAGCGGTAATATCGGCGCCACCAATATCGCCCGCCTCAGCGGCAAAAAAGCCGGCATCATTACCCTTGCAGGCGACGCTCTAAAGGGAGCGCTGCCGGTGCTGGCCGGCCTCATGCTGGCTCCCCAGACACCATTACTGGCAGCCCTTGCCGGCCTGGCAGCCTTTATCGGTCATCTGTACCCACTTTTTCTGGGTTTTAAAGGTGGAAAAGGTGTGGCAACCGCTCTGGGGATATTTCTGGTGTTGGCCCCCTTGGCGGTAGCAGTGGAACTGACGCTTTTTCTTTTAGTGATGGTAACCGTCAGGGTTGTCTCCGCGGCTTCGCTGCTGGCATCCCTAACCATGCCGGTCTGTATCTGCCTGTTGGGCTATCCGGCCACCTCCGTCCTGGTGGCCCTGATCATTAGCTGTCTGATCACCTATCGACATCAGGAGAACATCAAGCGCCTTATTCTCGGCCAAGAACCCAAGTTTTTTTAA
- the tsaD gene encoding tRNA (adenosine(37)-N6)-threonylcarbamoyltransferase complex transferase subunit TsaD, with protein sequence MLTFAIETSCDDTCAAVVEYDRKIRANIISSQVDVHCIYGGVVPELASRKHLENIDWVVNQALETAAVRFADLGRICVTCGPGLVGSLLVGISYAKSLAFGLDLPLVGVNHVEGHLMSIMLAENHPDFPFIGLVVSGGHTSLYLVRGWHDYQLLGRTIDDAAGEAFDKVAKMLGLGYPGGPIIEQLARQGGSQGIVFPRAYLASDSLDFSFSGLKTAVRTFLEKHPDELSSLIPAVAAAFQESVCDVLTRKALQAADRYGVQSIALAGGVSCNGAVRRHLSQAAGALGIEVFAAPPILCTDNAAMIGLVGRQRHRRGQVDGWQLNAVSRLRL encoded by the coding sequence ATGCTGACGTTTGCCATTGAAACATCATGTGATGATACGTGTGCCGCCGTTGTTGAGTACGACAGGAAGATCCGTGCCAATATCATTTCCAGTCAGGTCGATGTTCACTGCATCTATGGCGGTGTCGTCCCGGAGCTGGCATCCCGCAAACACCTGGAAAATATTGACTGGGTAGTGAACCAGGCTCTGGAAACAGCGGCAGTTCGGTTTGCTGATCTGGGAAGAATCTGCGTCACCTGTGGACCGGGACTGGTTGGTTCACTACTGGTGGGTATCTCCTACGCCAAATCCCTCGCTTTTGGCCTTGACCTGCCGCTGGTGGGGGTGAACCATGTTGAAGGGCATTTGATGTCCATCATGCTGGCTGAGAACCACCCGGATTTTCCTTTTATCGGCTTAGTGGTTTCCGGCGGGCACACTAGCCTTTACCTGGTGCGCGGCTGGCATGACTATCAGTTGCTGGGGCGGACCATTGATGATGCCGCCGGTGAAGCCTTTGATAAGGTGGCAAAAATGCTCGGCCTTGGCTACCCGGGGGGGCCGATTATTGAACAGCTGGCACGTCAGGGTGGCAGTCAGGGGATCGTTTTCCCGCGCGCTTATCTAGCTTCTGACTCCCTGGATTTCAGCTTCAGTGGTCTGAAAACTGCAGTCCGTACGTTTCTCGAAAAACATCCTGATGAACTTTCCAGCCTTATTCCTGCCGTTGCGGCGGCATTCCAGGAATCTGTGTGTGATGTGTTGACCCGTAAGGCATTGCAGGCCGCTGACCGTTATGGGGTTCAATCAATTGCCTTGGCCGGCGGTGTTTCCTGCAATGGGGCAGTTCGCCGGCATTTGTCACAGGCGGCCGGCGCACTGGGTATTGAGGTGTTTGCAGCGCCGCCGATTTTATGCACTGACAATGCGGCCATGATAGGGCTTGTGGGGCGACAACGGCACCGGCGTGGACAGGTAGATGGCTGGCAGCTCAATGCTGTCTCCCGACTGCGTTTATGA
- a CDS encoding GTP cyclohydrolase I FolE2, whose translation MIQDIQQQLDHRQIEINKVGVKGIQYPIQVLDKTVGIQHTIGDFNMYVSLPHHFKGTHMSRFVEVLNKYHNKIGINIFPTILKEIKDHLEAESAHLEISFPYFIDKEAPVSRAKSKMIYQCTFSGNMTHDQLDFRVLVKVPVTSLCPCSKAISEYGAHNQRSMVSVNFSFKQFVWIEDMIKLIEETASCDIYPLLKRPDEKYVTERAYTHPMFVEDLVREIATLLLLDQNITWFTVEAENMESIHNHSAYAYVEKYL comes from the coding sequence ATGATCCAGGACATTCAGCAGCAACTAGACCATCGCCAGATCGAAATCAACAAGGTCGGCGTCAAGGGCATCCAGTACCCGATTCAGGTGCTCGACAAAACCGTGGGCATTCAGCATACCATTGGCGACTTCAACATGTACGTCAGCTTGCCGCACCATTTCAAGGGCACCCACATGAGTCGCTTTGTCGAGGTACTGAACAAGTACCACAATAAAATAGGAATCAATATTTTCCCCACTATCCTTAAAGAGATCAAGGACCACCTCGAAGCTGAATCGGCCCATCTGGAGATTTCCTTTCCCTACTTTATCGACAAGGAAGCTCCGGTCAGCCGGGCAAAAAGTAAAATGATCTACCAATGCACCTTTTCCGGCAACATGACCCACGATCAGCTGGATTTCAGGGTCCTGGTCAAAGTCCCGGTCACCAGCCTCTGCCCCTGCTCCAAAGCAATCAGTGAATATGGCGCCCACAATCAACGCAGCATGGTATCGGTGAATTTTTCCTTCAAGCAGTTCGTCTGGATCGAGGACATGATCAAGCTCATCGAAGAAACCGCCAGCTGCGACATCTACCCCCTGCTCAAACGCCCTGATGAAAAATACGTTACCGAACGGGCCTATACCCACCCGATGTTCGTTGAGGATTTAGTACGGGAAATAGCCACCTTGCTGCTTCTTGACCAGAATATCACCTGGTTTACCGTTGAAGCGGAGAACATGGAAAGCATCCATAACCATAGCGCTTATGCCTATGTCGAGAAATACCTGTGA
- a CDS encoding DUF2062 domain-containing protein gives MKKPRLRSMVRMLLGSTDDPATVARGLAAGIFVAFSPLLGIHTALAIALAFLLRGNRLAAVLASWVCNPVSLIPILYLDFRVGELLLGADIPFPANLHSLRDIIQAGSQVAWPLLLGGHLIGLTLALISFPLAQMVITMVRQNHKPAGSSEE, from the coding sequence ATGAAAAAACCTCGACTTCGTTCCATGGTAAGGATGCTGCTCGGCAGCACTGATGACCCGGCAACGGTTGCCCGGGGGCTTGCCGCCGGAATTTTCGTCGCCTTTTCCCCTCTGCTCGGCATCCATACAGCCTTGGCGATAGCCCTGGCTTTTCTTCTGCGTGGCAACCGCCTGGCAGCGGTTTTAGCCAGCTGGGTATGCAATCCTGTCTCCCTGATTCCCATTCTCTATCTCGATTTCAGAGTTGGCGAGCTGCTCCTTGGTGCCGATATTCCTTTTCCGGCAAACCTCCATAGTTTGCGTGATATTATTCAGGCCGGCAGCCAGGTGGCTTGGCCGCTGCTGCTTGGCGGCCACCTCATCGGTTTGACGTTGGCGCTGATCAGTTTTCCCCTTGCCCAGATGGTCATTACCATGGTCCGGCAAAACCATAAGCCGGCAGGTTCCTCAGAGGAATAG
- a CDS encoding PBP1A family penicillin-binding protein: MFKRLAVFCAVLLVAGFVLAAAVGMGTYFYFASDLPRITSLRDYRPATITEIYADNGKIIGQFYLEKRKIIPIEEIPEQLKKAFIASEDARFYEHQGLDFMGIMRALIKNISAGRVVQGGSTITQQVTKSLLLSPERKLKRKIKEAILAYRIEKYLSKDEILFLYLNQIYLGHGAYGVEIASQTYFGKKTRDLTLAEMTLIAGLPKAPNRYSPLTNPELAARRQRYVLGQMVKEGYISAAESREALASPVEIRQHREPFIKAPYFTEHIRRYLEKEYGYDLLYREGLQVYSTVNLDFQQAARDAIIKGLGALDRRQGYRGPLQIVSPDDFATFEQQLADEHRSLPVAAGQQMKALVKQVDDQQQNVMLSLGGLDAVMALKDCSWARRPAPDGALFPGATIKSPSAAFVPGDVVLVEIIAVADGAAAGNGAAVAVRLVQEPLVQGALVALDVQTGMVRSMVGGKSFAESEFNRAIQSRRSPGSAFKPIIYAAGLDHGLTPASIFLDSPIIYQDSEEWDQVWKPRNYEQKFYGPTSLRQALIHSRNLVTIKVLQKTGIPRVINYASKLGITSPLNADLTLALGSSGVSLMELTRAYGVFANGGRLEGPVYIKRIENRDGEILEDNEPFWGLGGDDGANAMLQGAASSASEPRKQVISPQTAYLMTSMMESVVQQGTGRRARVLKRPLAGKTGTTNDYYDAWFLGYAPQLVTGVWVGFDDLKPLGKHETGSRAACPIWVDFMREALKEFPKTTFPVPPGIVFAKIDQKTGLLATPETEQESFECFREGTEPKEFSRPISAHQLEEQLFQDFPEENSPPLPPQ, from the coding sequence ATGTTCAAGCGTCTTGCGGTTTTTTGTGCTGTTCTGCTGGTTGCCGGCTTTGTGCTGGCGGCGGCAGTGGGCATGGGGACCTATTTTTACTTTGCCAGTGATTTGCCAAGGATAACCTCCTTAAGGGATTATCGTCCGGCAACCATTACCGAAATTTATGCCGATAATGGTAAGATTATCGGCCAGTTCTACCTGGAAAAACGGAAAATTATCCCCATTGAGGAGATTCCCGAACAGCTGAAAAAGGCCTTTATTGCCAGTGAAGACGCCCGTTTTTATGAGCATCAGGGCCTGGACTTTATGGGTATTATGCGGGCGCTGATAAAAAATATTTCTGCTGGGCGGGTGGTTCAGGGTGGCAGCACCATCACCCAGCAGGTGACCAAATCACTGCTGCTTTCTCCGGAACGCAAATTGAAGCGTAAAATTAAAGAGGCCATTCTTGCCTATCGGATTGAAAAATATCTCAGCAAAGATGAAATTCTCTTCCTTTACCTGAACCAAATCTACCTGGGGCATGGGGCCTATGGCGTTGAAATTGCCTCCCAAACCTATTTTGGCAAAAAAACCCGTGATCTCACCCTGGCTGAAATGACCCTTATTGCCGGTTTGCCCAAGGCACCAAACCGCTACTCCCCCCTGACCAACCCGGAGCTGGCAGCCCGTCGGCAGAGATATGTTCTTGGCCAGATGGTGAAGGAGGGGTATATCTCCGCGGCAGAGTCCCGGGAGGCGCTGGCATCACCGGTGGAGATCAGGCAGCACCGGGAACCATTCATCAAGGCACCCTATTTTACCGAGCATATTCGCCGCTATCTTGAAAAAGAATACGGCTATGACCTTCTGTACAGAGAAGGGCTGCAGGTCTACAGCACGGTTAACCTCGACTTTCAGCAGGCCGCCAGGGATGCAATCATAAAAGGCCTTGGGGCTCTTGATCGGCGCCAGGGATACCGGGGTCCCCTCCAGATTGTTTCTCCCGATGATTTTGCTACTTTTGAACAACAGCTGGCGGATGAGCACCGTTCGTTACCGGTGGCTGCCGGCCAGCAGATGAAAGCTCTGGTGAAGCAGGTTGACGACCAGCAGCAGAACGTGATGCTGTCCCTCGGGGGGCTTGATGCGGTCATGGCGTTGAAAGATTGCTCATGGGCCCGGAGACCTGCACCTGATGGTGCACTTTTCCCCGGGGCAACCATCAAAAGTCCATCTGCTGCCTTTGTGCCCGGTGATGTCGTGCTGGTGGAAATCATCGCGGTCGCTGATGGTGCTGCTGCTGGCAATGGTGCGGCGGTTGCCGTTCGCCTGGTCCAGGAACCGCTGGTCCAGGGAGCACTGGTGGCGCTGGATGTCCAGACCGGCATGGTCCGCAGCATGGTCGGCGGGAAATCGTTTGCCGAGAGCGAATTCAATCGGGCTATCCAATCCCGCCGCTCCCCCGGATCAGCCTTCAAGCCGATTATCTATGCCGCCGGTCTTGATCACGGGTTGACACCGGCCAGTATTTTTCTCGATAGTCCGATCATCTATCAGGACAGTGAGGAATGGGATCAGGTATGGAAACCGCGCAATTACGAGCAGAAATTTTATGGTCCCACCAGCCTCCGCCAGGCACTGATCCATTCCCGCAACCTGGTAACCATCAAGGTGCTGCAGAAGACTGGCATTCCCCGGGTGATCAATTATGCCAGTAAACTCGGCATAACCTCGCCCCTAAACGCGGATTTGACCCTTGCCCTTGGTTCTTCCGGTGTTTCGCTGATGGAGCTGACCCGTGCCTATGGTGTTTTTGCCAATGGCGGCCGCCTTGAGGGCCCGGTTTATATTAAAAGGATAGAAAATCGGGACGGGGAAATTCTTGAAGATAATGAGCCTTTCTGGGGCTTAGGGGGGGATGATGGCGCTAATGCCATGCTTCAAGGTGCAGCTTCATCGGCTTCTGAGCCGCGGAAACAGGTGATTTCACCGCAAACAGCCTATTTGATGACCAGTATGATGGAAAGTGTGGTGCAGCAGGGCACCGGCCGGCGGGCCAGAGTTCTCAAGCGCCCCCTGGCCGGCAAGACCGGGACTACCAACGATTATTATGATGCCTGGTTTCTTGGTTATGCGCCGCAGCTGGTAACCGGGGTCTGGGTTGGTTTTGATGACCTGAAACCCCTGGGTAAACATGAAACCGGTTCCCGGGCGGCCTGTCCCATCTGGGTTGACTTCATGCGGGAAGCACTCAAGGAATTTCCCAAGACGACGTTTCCCGTCCCCCCGGGGATCGTTTTTGCAAAAATTGATCAAAAAACCGGTTTGCTGGCTACTCCCGAGACCGAGCAGGAGAGTTTTGAATGCTTCCGGGAAGGCACAGAGCCAAAAGAGTTTTCCCGTCCCATCTCCGCCCATCAGCTGGAAGAGCAGCTTTTTCAGGATTTTCCTGAAGAGAACTCACCACCCCTTCCTCCTCAGTGA
- a CDS encoding HDOD domain-containing protein codes for MTRDEILQIVAGLDKLPKLPQVAMKLMEISMDDQTSAKDIADIVMEDPAITAYLLKLINSPFYGLREKVTTVSHGIALLGVEVVKNVVLSLAVMDIMNSKTSGNPALKSFWEHSLYTAIAARLFAQQVGYPAPEKVFIAGLLADLGSLILWEIDPLLYRKVARKEDGGKGDRSVAEKALFGVDHTEAGVALAQLWNLPEEYIGVIALHHNLDVLTDLEDDGVKILGEFVHLGSVVASIFVLGEDGFKTVYLKSMVLNLFGLQEKVVDSLLLRTSRNLEALLVDTELGLPSKKSYFRILQDSNKKLGENNLKLTRSLMEHERLKQARIELMNMVAEDMKSPLAAIIGYSSHLVHNLPADRTEIEKLVREIYQSGKNALTLLKESAKLMDMEEEHLQVSPSRSNMEKMLLELLEMVAERAEKKEIAIVSDFRAPLPLLTFDEHKLGHALAHLLNLAMVLAGERGKVLVKTDIVTVPGSQSPTSAGASARLFELRIDEHGDGFQDSRRAALRERLDEPKKLTTVADHLTDSGLYLARSIIQAHGGQMHIDRKADGNVGFTIHMPMPWLAEMANPVPSASAV; via the coding sequence ATGACACGAGATGAAATTCTACAGATTGTTGCCGGCCTGGATAAACTGCCTAAATTGCCGCAGGTGGCGATGAAGCTGATGGAAATCAGCATGGACGACCAGACGTCAGCCAAAGATATTGCTGACATTGTCATGGAAGACCCAGCCATAACGGCCTATCTCTTGAAACTGATCAATTCGCCATTCTATGGCTTACGGGAGAAAGTCACCACGGTATCCCACGGCATTGCTCTCCTGGGGGTAGAGGTGGTTAAAAATGTTGTTTTGAGTCTGGCGGTTATGGACATTATGAACAGCAAAACCTCCGGCAACCCGGCTTTGAAGAGTTTCTGGGAACATTCATTGTATACCGCTATCGCTGCCCGGCTCTTCGCCCAGCAGGTTGGTTATCCGGCGCCTGAGAAAGTGTTTATTGCCGGTCTCCTGGCAGATCTTGGCTCCCTGATTCTCTGGGAAATTGATCCGCTTCTCTATCGGAAAGTTGCCCGCAAAGAGGACGGTGGCAAAGGTGACCGCAGCGTTGCTGAAAAGGCCTTATTTGGTGTTGATCATACGGAAGCCGGTGTTGCCCTTGCCCAACTTTGGAATCTTCCTGAAGAATATATTGGCGTTATCGCATTGCACCATAACCTTGATGTCCTCACTGACTTGGAAGATGACGGTGTCAAAATACTGGGGGAATTTGTTCACCTGGGATCGGTGGTTGCCAGTATCTTTGTTCTGGGTGAGGATGGTTTTAAAACCGTCTATCTCAAATCAATGGTGTTGAATCTCTTTGGGCTGCAGGAAAAAGTTGTTGACAGCCTGCTGCTACGGACCAGCAGAAATCTTGAGGCACTGCTGGTGGATACCGAACTGGGACTTCCGAGCAAAAAATCGTATTTCAGAATTCTGCAGGATTCAAACAAGAAGCTGGGGGAAAACAATCTCAAGCTTACTCGTTCGCTAATGGAGCATGAACGGCTGAAGCAGGCCCGCATCGAGTTGATGAACATGGTCGCTGAAGATATGAAATCCCCTCTTGCAGCAATCATCGGCTATTCGTCTCACTTGGTGCATAATCTGCCTGCTGACCGGACCGAGATTGAGAAACTTGTCCGGGAAATCTACCAGAGTGGCAAAAACGCCCTGACCCTGCTTAAAGAATCCGCCAAACTGATGGACATGGAGGAGGAACATCTGCAGGTGAGTCCAAGCCGAAGCAATATGGAGAAGATGTTGCTGGAATTGCTGGAGATGGTTGCCGAGCGGGCCGAAAAAAAAGAGATTGCCATAGTCAGTGATTTTCGTGCTCCCTTGCCATTGCTGACTTTTGATGAGCATAAATTGGGCCATGCCCTGGCCCATCTGCTTAATCTGGCTATGGTTCTGGCCGGTGAACGGGGCAAGGTGCTGGTTAAGACTGATATCGTCACCGTTCCCGGTAGTCAATCGCCAACATCAGCCGGTGCCAGTGCTCGTTTGTTCGAGTTACGGATAGATGAGCATGGTGATGGTTTTCAGGATAGCCGGCGAGCGGCTTTGCGGGAACGCTTGGATGAACCGAAAAAACTTACCACGGTTGCTGATCATCTGACCGATTCCGGCCTTTATTTGGCACGTTCCATTATCCAGGCCCATGGCGGCCAGATGCATATTGACCGTAAAGCTGATGGCAATGTGGGTTTTACCATTCATATGCCCATGCCCTGGCTGGCGGAAATGGCCAATCCGGTGCCTTCAGCTTCAGCGGTCTGA
- the rsmA gene encoding ribosomal RNA small subunit methyltransferase A, whose protein sequence is MSVTSKGGHRHKKKLGQHFLQDGNIVRKIIDLAAILPGMPVLEIGPGNGVLTEALLRAGAAVTAIETDAELIPVLKQRFAGAFPDQFTLVPDDILKCDLPAILDYGNPDFSRFLVVANIPYNITTPIVFSLIDQRHLFSRAVLMVQDEVAVRLLAAPGSKNYGRLSVMVSLAAHIFSGFKVSPACFYPPPQVWSRVITLEFLTSRRCEMVDGQWLGEIVNRLFSQRRKKIVNPLLGCRLTLSRQQLVELLQHNGFSPDCRPETMSVDELCRLARLLAPHR, encoded by the coding sequence ATGTCTGTTACCAGCAAAGGTGGACACCGCCACAAAAAGAAACTCGGTCAGCATTTTCTCCAGGATGGCAACATCGTCCGGAAAATTATCGACCTGGCGGCGATCCTTCCCGGTATGCCGGTGCTGGAAATTGGCCCGGGCAACGGAGTGCTGACCGAGGCCCTTTTGCGGGCCGGCGCCGCGGTGACTGCCATTGAAACCGATGCCGAACTCATTCCGGTTCTTAAGCAACGTTTTGCCGGCGCTTTTCCCGATCAATTCACCCTGGTTCCCGACGATATTCTAAAATGTGATCTTCCTGCAATCCTTGACTATGGTAATCCGGATTTCAGCAGATTTCTGGTGGTTGCCAATATCCCCTACAATATTACGACCCCAATAGTTTTTTCGCTAATTGATCAGCGCCATCTTTTCAGCCGGGCGGTTCTTATGGTTCAGGATGAAGTTGCCGTCCGTCTGCTGGCAGCTCCCGGCAGCAAGAACTATGGTCGGTTGTCGGTTATGGTTTCATTGGCCGCACATATTTTTTCCGGTTTCAAGGTTTCCCCAGCCTGTTTTTATCCACCGCCACAGGTGTGGTCGCGGGTTATTACCCTGGAGTTCCTTACGTCCCGGCGCTGCGAAATGGTTGATGGGCAATGGCTGGGGGAGATAGTTAACCGTTTATTCAGTCAGCGCCGGAAAAAAATTGTTAATCCCCTGCTGGGTTGCCGGTTGACCTTATCCCGGCAGCAACTGGTCGAACTGCTGCAGCATAACGGTTTCTCTCCCGATTGCCGTCCGGAAACGATGAGCGTTGATGAATTGTGCCGCCTGGCGCGTTTGCTTGCCCCTCATAGATGA
- the queD gene encoding 6-carboxytetrahydropterin synthase QueD, which yields MAYELQIETSFAAAHNLLNYCGQCEKLHGHNWKIEVHIKGNTLDKSGMMLDFKVLKQYTEEIIQSLDHSYLNEHPAFAGQSPSSELIARHIFLELEKQLAKHGITVSRVVAWESERAAAAYTGE from the coding sequence ATGGCGTATGAATTGCAGATTGAAACCTCCTTTGCCGCAGCGCATAACCTGCTCAACTATTGCGGCCAGTGCGAAAAACTGCATGGCCACAACTGGAAGATCGAAGTACATATCAAAGGCAACACCCTTGATAAAAGCGGCATGATGCTTGATTTTAAAGTTCTCAAACAATACACCGAGGAAATAATCCAATCACTTGACCATAGCTATCTCAACGAACATCCAGCCTTTGCCGGTCAAAGCCCCTCGTCTGAATTAATCGCCCGCCATATTTTTCTCGAACTGGAAAAGCAGCTGGCCAAGCATGGTATCACGGTTTCCCGGGTCGTTGCCTGGGAGTCAGAACGGGCCGCAGCTGCCTATACAGGTGAGTAA
- a CDS encoding RNA polymerase factor sigma-32 → MAEYAPAIPVTDSLSLYMAEINRFPLLKPDEEYSLAVRYRQAGELEAAHKLVVSNLRFVVKIASEYDGYRIKKMDLIQEGNLGLMTAVKKFNPERGYRLISYAVWWIRAYIRDFIMRSWSLVKIGTTQLQKKLFYKLSQIKGSLEGNEIDRQSMRALMDGQHDDEKVQALYQRLSHRDLSLDHVVSEGETTYLDMLVDEGQDQERSLIALEEQQRLQQKIRQAIARLTKRERQVVEGRFFSSSPKTLQEVGDSLGITRERVRQLENNAKKKLKHYLEMEFGDLLLAA, encoded by the coding sequence ATGGCAGAGTATGCACCGGCAATTCCAGTAACCGACTCTTTGTCCCTTTATATGGCCGAAATCAATCGTTTCCCCCTGTTGAAGCCAGATGAAGAGTACTCGCTGGCGGTTCGCTACCGTCAGGCAGGTGAACTTGAAGCTGCCCATAAACTGGTTGTGAGCAATTTGCGCTTTGTGGTCAAGATCGCTTCTGAATATGACGGCTACCGGATAAAAAAGATGGACTTGATTCAGGAAGGCAATCTCGGTCTGATGACAGCGGTGAAAAAGTTCAATCCAGAGCGCGGATATCGGCTCATCTCTTATGCGGTGTGGTGGATCCGTGCCTATATCAGGGATTTTATCATGCGAAGCTGGAGCCTGGTTAAGATTGGTACTACCCAGCTGCAGAAAAAACTTTTTTATAAATTGTCGCAAATTAAAGGATCCCTTGAAGGTAATGAAATTGATCGGCAATCCATGCGGGCGTTGATGGATGGCCAACATGATGATGAAAAGGTCCAGGCACTCTATCAGCGCTTGAGCCATCGGGATCTTTCCCTGGATCATGTGGTCAGTGAGGGTGAAACGACGTATCTTGATATGTTGGTTGACGAGGGCCAGGATCAGGAACGGTCATTGATCGCTTTGGAAGAACAGCAGCGGTTGCAGCAAAAGATCCGCCAGGCCATTGCTCGGTTGACCAAACGAGAGCGGCAGGTTGTGGAAGGGCGGTTTTTTTCTTCATCACCAAAAACGCTTCAGGAAGTAGGAGACAGTCTGGGCATTACACGGGAACGGGTGCGACAGTTGGAAAATAACGCCAAAAAGAAACTGAAGCACTATTTGGAGATGGAGTTTGGTGATCTGTTGTTGGCCGCCTGA
- a CDS encoding PAS domain S-box protein: protein MTTGPNHISHLLLLDAVSPYSDALREHLAGVCQQVHLVPRLSQAYALFADFPIEAIISEVELSDGKVEDLLVFLHREKLRVPVIVLSANAEPERAARIIKAGGWDYLTKQGAASLAASRVVTSFNAYQGEPLAGDSQMRHQALLASAISDPVISFDLAGRVVFCNPAAEKLFGYEQDFLVGQPLSLIFAAGSGDLLVDLLLAKAVGNGRYSREVTLHTAAQKPFPAQIAMSRIDSAGVLSGCVMVVRDLAEQKLLEENLLEMEKLASLGKLVEGIAHEVRNPVLIMAGFANRLQQKLKEDPGVQRYVRIVIEQIQRLERMVADIEGYLQFVKDHQTSLTRIDINAFLSALVDEFAAQLPGDRKIRVVFEPSAGVPPVRADSNDLQVLFRSIMQNSIEAMAEQGTLAISPSYDHAFVSLCISDTGCGIPDDKLGEIFNPFVTSKMSGVGVGLAKAYLIVEAHGGSIDIASKPGEGTAVTVSLPVDRRKTSRTQTAA, encoded by the coding sequence ATGACCACCGGCCCGAATCATATCTCCCACCTGTTGCTGTTGGATGCGGTCTCGCCGTACAGCGATGCTCTGCGGGAACACCTGGCAGGCGTTTGCCAGCAGGTTCATCTTGTCCCGCGACTTAGTCAAGCCTATGCTCTTTTTGCCGACTTTCCCATTGAGGCTATTATCAGTGAGGTCGAACTGTCGGATGGTAAGGTCGAGGACCTGCTGGTCTTTCTTCATCGGGAAAAACTCAGAGTCCCGGTTATTGTCCTATCAGCGAATGCCGAACCCGAGCGGGCGGCCCGAATCATTAAGGCGGGTGGGTGGGACTATCTTACTAAACAGGGGGCGGCTTCACTGGCTGCTTCCCGTGTTGTGACCAGTTTCAACGCCTATCAGGGGGAGCCGCTGGCGGGGGATTCGCAGATGCGCCATCAGGCGTTGCTGGCCTCCGCCATCAGTGATCCGGTCATTTCCTTTGATCTCGCTGGCAGGGTGGTGTTCTGCAACCCGGCAGCGGAAAAACTGTTTGGTTATGAGCAGGATTTTCTGGTGGGACAACCCCTTTCGCTGATTTTTGCAGCTGGCAGCGGTGACCTGCTTGTTGATCTGCTGCTAGCCAAAGCGGTGGGCAACGGCAGGTACAGCCGTGAAGTCACTCTACATACCGCTGCTCAGAAACCATTTCCAGCGCAGATTGCTATGTCCCGGATAGATTCTGCCGGGGTGCTTTCCGGATGCGTTATGGTGGTCAGGGATCTTGCCGAGCAAAAGCTTCTGGAGGAAAACCTGCTGGAGATGGAAAAGTTGGCATCTTTGGGAAAGCTGGTGGAGGGGATTGCCCATGAAGTGAGGAATCCTGTGCTGATTATGGCCGGTTTTGCCAATCGACTCCAGCAGAAGCTCAAAGAGGATCCCGGTGTGCAGAGATATGTGCGTATTGTTATTGAGCAGATCCAGCGTCTGGAGCGGATGGTTGCCGATATCGAAGGGTATCTGCAGTTTGTCAAAGATCATCAAACGAGCTTGACGCGGATTGATATTAATGCTTTTCTCTCGGCTTTGGTGGATGAATTCGCCGCCCAACTGCCTGGCGACCGGAAGATCAGGGTTGTTTTTGAGCCGTCTGCAGGCGTACCGCCGGTGCGGGCGGACAGTAATGATCTGCAGGTTCTGTTCCGCAGCATTATGCAAAACAGTATTGAAGCCATGGCGGAGCAGGGAACCCTAGCCATTTCCCCATCCTATGATCATGCCTTTGTTTCTTTGTGTATCAGTGACACGGGCTGCGGCATCCCGGATGATAAGCTGGGGGAAATTTTTAACCCCTTCGTAACATCGAAAATGTCCGGGGTCGGGGTCGGGCTGGCGAAAGCGTATCTGATTGTCGAAGCCCATGGTGGCAGCATCGACATTGCCAGCAAGCCAGGTGAAGGCACAGCGGTAACCGTGTCGCTGCCCGTTGACCGGCGTAAAACGTCCCGTACCCAGACAGCTGCGTAA